The Rubidibacter lacunae KORDI 51-2 DNA window CGCGAGCGTCGTCGTGCTTGACGCTGCGACCGCCTCATCTTAATGGTTGTAGGGGTTGACCGCATGCTCTTGCCAACAGCTTCCGACTTGACAAGCGGCTTGCTGCTGGTTAAGGGTGCGATCTCAGCTCCGCGTAATTACTTGCCGTACCTGAATCTTCAGATGAGGATGCTGCAGGAATTGCTGTCATCGGACTCGGATAGTATTCTGGCGGATTGGGTATGACCGGCGGTTTATCGCGATTTTGGTGGAGGTACGCGCGTGCAAGTAATCCCGACTGCAATTCCCGATGTGGTCGTGCTCGAACCGGAGGTGTATGGCGACGATCGCGGTTTCTTCAGCGAAAGCTATAACCGTAACGGTTTCAACGCGGCTATCGGACGCGAGGTAGAGTTCGTCCAGGACAATCACTCGCGATCGGCGCGCAACGTTCTGCGCGGACTGCACTATCAAATTCAGCAGGCACAAGGCAAGTTGGTGCGGGTAGTTACTGGAGACGTGCTGGATGTCGCCGTGGACTTGCGCCGGAGCTCGCCGACGTTTGGTCGGTGGGTTAGCTGCCGAGTGAGTGCGGACAACAAACGGCAGATGTGGGTACCGGAAGGCTTTGCGCACGGATTTTACGTGCTATCAGAATTTGCCGACTTTCTCTACAAAACCACGAACTACTATGCGCCGCAGCACGAACGCTCGCTGCTGTGGAACGACCCCGAGGTCGGCGTCGTGTGGTCCGAGGAACCGATTGCACCCGTGCTCTCGCGCAAAGATCGCGAAGGCAAGCCCCTGAGTGTAGCGGAGGTGTATCCGTGAGTGCCGACACCTATCCGACGAAAACGCTTTTGCTCGGTGCAGCCGGCCAGCTCGGTAGCGAGCTCGTGCCATTGTTATCCGCCCGCAGCGAAGTTGTGGCGGTGACGCGCGATCGCCTCGATCTATCTCAGCCAAAGCAGCTGCGCGGTTTGGTTGAAGACGTGCGCCCGGACGCGATCGTGAACGCGGCTGCATACACGGCGGTTGACAAAGCCGAGGCCGAGCCGGACCTTGCACGAGCAGTCAACGCCGATGCCCCGACTGCGCTAGCAGCCTACGCTCGGGATGCCGGTATTCCCTTGCTGCACGTATCCACCGATTACGTCTTCGACGGGAGTAAAGGTTCGCCCTATCGCGAAGACGACCCGACCGGACCGCTCGGCATTTACGGCGCAACCAAACTGGCCGGAGAGCGAGGCATCCGCGCGACCTGCGATCGCTACGGCATCGTGCGGACGGCATGGGT harbors:
- the rfbD gene encoding dTDP-4-dehydrorhamnose reductase, whose product is MSADTYPTKTLLLGAAGQLGSELVPLLSARSEVVAVTRDRLDLSQPKQLRGLVEDVRPDAIVNAAAYTAVDKAEAEPDLARAVNADAPTALAAYARDAGIPLLHVSTDYVFDGSKGSPYREDDPTGPLGIYGATKLAGERGIRATCDRYGIVRTAWVYGSRGKSNFVKTMLRLGKDREELRVVCDQIGSPTWTGDLARAIAELLPHLNDRDRAGIYHCTNSGVASWYDFAVAIFEEARVLGFPLKIEGVRAIATHEYPTPAKRPAYSVLDGEKLAGLLGDRLPHWRISLRQMLREF
- the rfbC gene encoding dTDP-4-dehydrorhamnose 3,5-epimerase encodes the protein MQVIPTAIPDVVVLEPEVYGDDRGFFSESYNRNGFNAAIGREVEFVQDNHSRSARNVLRGLHYQIQQAQGKLVRVVTGDVLDVAVDLRRSSPTFGRWVSCRVSADNKRQMWVPEGFAHGFYVLSEFADFLYKTTNYYAPQHERSLLWNDPEVGVVWSEEPIAPVLSRKDREGKPLSVAEVYP